In the genome of Rhopalosiphum padi isolate XX-2018 chromosome 1, ASM2088224v1, whole genome shotgun sequence, the window aaaaaaatttttcaacaaaattactAAAACCTAAACTAGGTAGAGCAAAAATATATTCCGAGCagtataagatatttaaaagaataatataataatctaagaGTGTAGCCAGTAGTTAACTTGGAAAGAAACGAGCCAACGAGATAATAACAAATCTCAAGCGTATACAGAgtaattagatttaaatataaaaaataaaacacgtatGATGCGCTGGTACCTCCTTGaaatcacccccccccccccccgatacTGCAGATaatgtagatattatttaacactttagtatattagtatgacctaatatacatatatacatagacatattaaataataatataatatttatttgatttacctCGGACACTGAGTGTATGAGATTGCACATGTCCACGGGTGGCGGGGGTGGCATCGGTGGTGGCGTGCCCTGCATGATAAGTAGCGCGGGCTGTTGGTGCGGAGGCGATATAGGTGGTGATGGGTATGGCCAGTAAAGGATAGGCGGCGGGTAAGGCGCGCCCAGCGACGGCGGCGGCTGGTGGCCTATCAGCGGCGGTGGCCCGGAGAACGGTGAGTAGTTTGAAGTTGGTGGCGGAAACGGAGGAGAAGTCATTAGTGGTCCGCCTACATGTGCACAAAATACATaactttgtaaatataatattattatagcataccgaaatataaatataaatattattatatatatgcattatattatatatatattatatagttaagggTTATTAAACCAGTACGCTTTAAGGacggataaaatataatatacgcttgaaaagtatatatttatataaatcataagtcTTATAAGCACGGAAACGGAATGATGGAAGAGgatgatgataaaataatatgtcagcATTCCTCGGACATTAGAAGCAACAGGAAAAGTGAaataagcaattaaaaaaaaattaaacacattttaaactattgtatattaagtgtaatatatgttaaaaaattatttatatagttttaacgaACTCACCGGAAAGATTAACACCACCAATCACCAGCaaccaatttataaattttgctTTTATACGCCCCGTGCTCTAAATTTATTTACCAACAACATGTGTGAACACCGTAGTTAAATCTAATACGTTTTGTAATGAGaaacaaatataatcaaataaaaataatataagccaTGATAAAATacgtctaaataaaaaaaaaaaataaaaaagtatttcaagCGAACGATTTTTTTTCCGTCGTCCAAATACAGTCACGGATCCGTTACACCTTTCATGTTCATTCTTGATGACCAGACGAAAACTTCTATGTATATTAGAATAAGCGAGTATtttgttaagtttattttttttttaaagtacagTTTTATAACACAACTGTTACACGTTGGCGATCCATCGGAGGCAGTGTTTGGTTATCCAGTGGCGCCGATTTAAgacgtaatatacatttttgagggCAGTACCATCTCCCAATAAAGCATATTATGaccaaatattacaaaaaaaaaaaaaaagataaatatttttatgtggaATTCTCATCTTATTCTGTTatatcaactaaaaataaaaacctcggCGCCACTGACGACCACATGTCATATACTCGCTGCGTACAACCACCTGCACCGTGGCACACCGAATGTTGACCACTTGCAGCCAGGTATTGTTAGAGGAGCTTGGAAAAAGCTGCAGACAgttgttataggtatattaataataatataacattccaCCTCACATCTTCACGCGATAGAGTGATCAGAAGGGCAGTAAACAAGGGTAAAGGTCTCTCACACCaagtaatatatatgtttaggtTGCGGTATAGTATTTTATGAGGGCTATACAACAACCCACGAACACCACCAAcagcaatttatttttcttaacatGACAATACATCATATACCCGTCGGGCCACCGcgtcatttttaatatacatgcataatatcagtacctataaataatatattatataatattatgtacgtgatGTCGTATCAGGTCAGATGTTCGAGGAGAACTCTCTCTAGTATCACCAATCAAATTGTTCGTTTATTGGttagtaatttttgttttacaaattgGCTAAAGTATAATTTAGGATGTGTTGATAATTATGGCAGGGTAATAgggttatatgtatacaaaatacacaCGTGTATACACGCTACTTTAAGGTCCAGGAAGCACAATATATACGTGTATCAGATTCAAAAGCtgattttttattctaaaatgtataaggtatatatatatctatattattggaataaatcatttaaaacccAACGTcataaaaaaacgaaaaaactgCGTTCAAATCCGACACCTGCATAATATATTGTCCCAGATTCGTAAACTGGTGAGGTTTTTGAAATCCAGAAATATAATCaccattttgtatacatatgtacagtaaataataataatattattatttatttttaatttttacgcaCATTTAAGAAAAATTTCGCAGAGTAAAACTAAAGTCTATCTAGTGCTTTCTCATTTCCTTCGCAATTGTATAAAGGAGTCAGTCCATTGTCAACAACgtatacaacaaatataaaagataaaaagcAGAATAAAACATACGACTTCAACACCAAATTGCGTTAGGCAaaatttcgatatattttatattactatataaaaataattcgtctattattattattattattaatataaacgcgtaacatattaaaaaaaaaaaacgggtcAATAAAagatttgtacatattttatatttgctaTCTAGATAcagcatttattaaaatatttagtagcaCACAAATCCCAAGGTTCCGCTACAGTAAATTTATTTCTGCCCACACAGTCATTAAATCCCGGGAATAGGGTACATTTGTTctgttcaaatatataataaggtgTCTTAAAACAACAGggttattcaaaaatgtattatatcctAGGTATAAAggatttcagaaaaataaaaatattaaatagtatattgtttattaacgtGTTGTTGCcggttgtttaaaaaaatatattataatttaaaattcaacagtattaactataaacaaTCCGTTGCAGTAAATGTCAAATGTAACATGCAATGAATAAATTTGACATTGTAATGATAACAACATGTATtggtttagtaaaatatttgaacagAACAACAAAAAATGTGCTAACaatgatataagtataataatgatcatgcaaaaaaaaaaaaaaaaataaaaacaccaagCTTGTACTAACCCCAGAACCATTTTACCATAATGAtagattgattattaataatggtTGTAGATTTTACTATTTCATAGATAATTTCCCTTCCAATCACCATACACGTGACTGGACCACATGaagcttttaatataatatctaagcgCAAAACAATCTCACAATGTGTATGAAACAGATTAATATAgaagaaataaatttatcaatagcGAAAGCCTGAGACTTTTGAACAAAACGTAATTGgtgttaatgttataaataaaaaataaaattatttaactacttAACTTAAAAATGTCTAAAGTCTAAAAGTGcctaaataactaattaaaacaaaaaaggtAAGTAATAATCtaatgatattacattttatcaaatgATATGATTAAAACAGATTTTAAGCTAAACACATTAGGTTAGTCCTAGTTAAGCAAGgaaaaactaaaatagtaataataataataattataattataataataataatataaatgataataataataataataataataataataatagtttaacagggcctataaaactataagacagacgaaaaacgaaaataaataaataacaaataatcctAACAacaataagatattaaaaaataatataaaatgggaTGTTTTAGAAGTAAAAGGAATGTttagtgaaattattttatgattttagtgAATTGAATAAAGTCACAGACAGTGGTccataaactaattaatttcaaGAGTTAATTGGGaacaatatttaagtacatattagtgatttaaaattagtcttaaaatctattaaaagtaactaaaaaaagttaaaaattaatttacaaaattcgtTCAGTACCCTGTAAATGGTTTAAGCTCGATTGCTTTAAGTACGCTTTGTGcagtctgtatatatatataatccagAGGACggataatgttaaaaaaataaaaataaatttttgtgtaACCATTAACCACTAACCATGTACCCGGTTATAAGCTCTAATAACCAAACTAACAACAGCAAATTAACATTGGAGGGAGAGAAAACAAGGGCTGTGGAGAGAagttaaatggtataaaattgTGCAGGGTGTTGCAGATAAGGGGACGATGCAGCCATGGCAGCTGCTGCGGCTGCAGCCGCAGCTGCGTTATGACCTTGACTCATCGGAAACATAggccagcagcagcagcagcagacgGTGGTGCAAACTGCCGTTTATTGGAATTTTCAGGGCCACCAGGAAATGCTTGTTGCCATGAACGTTTTTGTGGTGAATTGGCCGTTGGCGGCATGACAAACTGACCACTTGCAGCAGAAACTGGCACATAAGGCTTAGCTGCCATATTGTGTGAAAATCGTGGCATATTAAAGTACATATATGGTGCAGCTGCACTTTTAGCCATGTAATTTTGGGCACTGTTGTCTAACAACTGTTGAGCTGCATTTGGAGATAATATTGATTGAATATTAGGCTGTTGTGTTATACCACCACTCATGTCTTGTTGCTGTTTGGTGAGTAAAGCAAGATTGATTAATTGATTATGCTGAGCTAGTTGATATAACCATGATtcctgttgttgctgctgctgttgttgttgttgggcAGCTGCCACAGCCGCACGTTGAAGGGCTAAGGATTGGGCTAAATTCTGCGCATAAACGGACATTGGATCCCAAGCGGGCATAAGGGTAGGGACTGGGGTACCAGGATTAGCTACTTGGCTGGTGGTCATTAGAGGCTGTGCAGGTAACATACCAGGTGGTGATAATAGCGCTTTGGCAGCTACTGGGGATAAAGCTCCTGACGCAGCACCTCCGCCAGTCAACACCAAATGCATATCTTCACCAGAACATTGGAACACTTCGATGTACCGTTGTTTTTTTCCAAAAGACATATAATTGTGATGTTTAGCCATAGCTGCCTGAGCAGCACTGCCCTCATTGTTCATTTGAATGAATGCTTCACCAGATGCATGACCCTATGGGACAGTattccaaatttaaataatacacgtTAGGAAAAAAAACTGAATGAAGCATACATATACTTAggtatgtatacatacaaaccaaaaatagttaaataatattaaatttaccaattatttttagttcaaaGCAAAGCATACggtttagttttgtttttacctctacaaattatttttccatAGCACTTACCACAGAATTATAAACCATATGTACACCttgaaacacaatatttttggaATGTTCTCCGAGGAACTCAAGTATATGTTCTACATTTGCTTCATATGGAAGTCCACGTAAGCGTATACAGTCTTTTCGTGTGCCACTAGTGATGACATGCTGAGGCAATGGCAGAATTGGCACATGCCCAAGAAGTGCAGTAGGTGAATTATTCACACCAGCTGTTGTTGTTACTGGAGTAGTAATGTTGCCATTGCTATCACTAACTGTTGATCGCACAGATGGATCCATTGCACGATtcaaaaccttaaaaaaaattgaaaaatcaaatcaaaatattcatgttttcatgtgtaaattattaatccttaactattttgatatattatcaaataaaaaaatcagaattaataattgaatacaatCAGGCGCGAACACGGAGGGGGGGGGGTATTTAAACCCTcttcgaaataataaataataagaattattgattttttttcaagaaataatcatttttatgtaataattattttaaaatattttaaacatcattACCTGTTGTACTTCAGCTGTTGTACTCCTAAATAATTCAATGTACCTTGTACCTATTAGGTCTCTGTGTTTACTAAGTGCTTTAGGAGCATCATCTTCATCAGCAAATAAAACAAACGCATCACCTGTTGCACGTCCATCAGGTTTTTTGACAAATAAAACACCATCTTCTCCGTCCATTACAGAACAAGTCTGCTCACCATTTTCAAAGAAAGTAatctaatagttataaatatatatatatatataatatatattcatcaaAGTAATAACACAGTTaagttatgtatatatgtattttaaactagGTATTTGAAACTTACAACATCTTTGGCTGTACAGTCATAAGGTAAGCCTCTCATGCGCACTATTACTTGGGCACCCTTGGTGAGAAATGCTTGGGCTTCACTACTATTACctgcaaaaatattatttttcattttataatattaaaacttgttTAGTTCAGCATACCTCCAGCAACATTTATAAAGTCTTCGCCATTGGCTTTGTATACTTCAATATAACGGCTACCAATATGGTGCTTATGTCTTTTCATAGCCATGTCTCTGTGTTCTTGGTTCACAAAACGTACAACTGCTTCACCGTTACGACGACCATGCGCACTTAAACACAATGCTACACCACccctgtaaaaataaaatatattattgtaataattaaactatttaagattttaatgttcagttacataaaaaaatatatggtttatTAGAAACTAATGTACCAATATTGTTATTGGTcattaaatcatgtttaaagGACCATTAGCTCACTTTTTAGTAATTGTTTATGTAACCTggcataaatgttttaatttataattaaacatacttGGCTATATTAAGACCACGAAAAAACTTGGCTATGTCTTGATCAGATGATTGCCACGGTAGACCTCTAGCTCTGACTACACAATTGTTATCTACTTCTTCATTTTTCcaactataaacaaaaattaaataaagattataGTTGATTGGAGTTGTTGATGTTGAGTATAATAGGACCTATAATATAGTGCAAGAGTTgccaattaatatttgtataggaCTAAATTAGAATTTAGGAAATTTTCTAGGACCATCAAAACATAATGTACATGTTTATCCAAGAAAAGTAATGACCAATAAATGAAAACCTCGTTTAATTCAtcaggaaaaataatatttaatttaaaacatagatTTCTTGTTTGGTGGGCTAGATAAAATTTGTCTGTATGATGTATACCATACAATAGTAGAACCAACTGAAGTGCTTAAATTGAGAGGGCACGAGAAGATGGTGTCcctcttatttaaaaaaaaatgtatttctgtaTACTCCTACTAATTATATCCTTAtcaataagaaatttaaatatacggaTAAACGTATTTTTACACTTTCATTTCTCTTATAATTTTTTCCCAATTCAAGCAAGAGAGaccaataaacattaaaactaaaagctaCAAACgaataaatgaatacaattattttatattccattGATTAATTAATGTACTAGgtaatgtctaaaaaaaaaatagtctgaacattcataaaatgtaattaaaaatcataaattgtagagaaaaaataagataatcgAATTGGTGAAACAATGATAACTCTTGAACTACCTATCTAcctaaaaaatcaaatcaataataacatttaaattatatttatgtagatataCATAACATTCagtataaatcacaatatatttGCTACCTAGTTAAAGTAAAAACAAGTTTAATGTATGATTTCCATCTAAGCCCTACTAAGAGAAATAAAGTATTCACCCAATAAACAAacttttgaatacaatttaaatatttaaatgtatgtatttctgTGCCATGGTTTGTATATACAAgagaatttttatataatatgtacattgcataaaaacaCAAGACTTTtatgtaatacaaggtttaaaaaaataatctaaaatacaaaCTAGTATAAAAGTAGTTGGAGcagttattaaatagttatttaaattataaatcacgttgttatcgttttaaaataatgaaaaaataataatcaaagaaAAATTTCTCTTGGTAAAGTAATggctcaataaaaaaaaatatctatatatataatattaaattaaaacaaaaacaacaagtAGATACTAGATAGGCGAGTCATAGATTATTATAGAAGTGAGAAAAATCGTTAAGGTAATTATCGAGAACTCAAATAgaattggtataaatatatgatataaaatgctAATTGCCCGAAATCCATATCCATGCAAGTGTCGTTATgagattgttattattaattatcgacaatcaattattttatacaacacgCCTGGTAATATACTGAGtattgtgtaggtacctattaaatatactatcgcgtaaaaaagaatcatgacatcatattataattttacccgTTGGCTAAGCATTAAGTTTATCTAGCATATCatggatacatttttaaaataaataaataaaaaaacagagCAATTGAAAACACGTCATACGCAAACGCAACGTAGTATTGATAACCCAGTTACGAAACGAAGacgtaacggaaaaacgggtaTATAGTTAGACGACAGGAAGTCAGGAGTTCgtcaaaatatgcaattttttattacctattcatAATTACAAATCCCGACCTTTGATCATCAACCATAAATGTGGTGTTCGCAATCGGTAATTCAAATCGAGGACATTAGGACAACATCAAAATtctccaatatattatataaaattacattattgatgatatatgttaataatactattacaacGTAAATATCGACGACGACGCCATgatgaataatacataataaaacctttatatacgATTATCTATCTCCatgaaactaaaattataatttttttttttagaccaaCCCGGGATATTTATCTAATACCGACCGTGAATTATGAAAACAACACTCGAACGAGATAAGAAAAcataatcacattattattataagtaggtatgtcGTCGAAACTCTCCTCGTGGATGTGtacgttaaaatataaagtatataggtacctataatattacatgtgtttgtattatattgcaCCTATACGTTTTTTTCAGGGCGATCATCGCTCGAGCGCGCATTGCCGTTCGAAGAgtgttaaatgaaataatacagTAAACGCGGAGGGAGAGACAGAGAGCccaaggtattttttttttttatcgtctgCGCCAGTGTCAACGCCATAAGTCAAGAGTGTGTGAGTGCGTGTTATAGGTATTGTGTTCGCCTCGTGTACTTGTTTACGTTAGTGTGCGAAGAGTTTGTGCGACACACGCGCACGTTTggagaattaattttttacttatatagtaatatagtacgtattattataatgagacAGAtgagaaaaaaactaaaaccaaaaaaatgtataatggcgTGTGTAATAAACTGTCAAAATTACTGTGAACGCGCGTGCTACTGCAGACTGCTGAATGCGAGCACGCACACACTAGTTGTAGGCGACGAGtttcatgataatataaattataatattatgttttatgacaAATAGGTGCATACAATTTGATGTAAATGCCAATGCGCATACATTacccactaaaaaaaaaaaaaataattataataatattattaataacggtTAGGAATTATCCCGAGAAAAACGTTTGCTCTTCGAGAACCGTaagtgtaattatattattgaaacatataaatgtattattatattaataagactttaagaaattaaaaaaaacagaagctcaaaaaaaaattgaaaggcACGCCGCCATCTTATCGTACGCAGGATTTGTTGTCTCATTCGCATTAAAATGGGTttaaaaacattgatataacatgccataattattataattattaaatcatataaattactactagattttaaataaataagattacaCGAACATTTTCAAAAGTTTGCTTTACTTGTCCAATCGAGaccagttaataataataataataaataagcacTTAGTAAAGTATCAtaatcatcaaaataataaaacgaaacgttcaaataacaataataattatatacaatttaatctcctattaatttataatatttattgttgggAGTAAAACGATTAGGTATACCAAAAATAACAcatctttcaaaatatttcggttttatttaacaataggATGGATACAGAGATATTGAAAaagtaacaataatgataaataattaacgttataaaaaaaaactcaagttTCATCGTtcaaatacctataggtatatttacaagTTATTGATTAATGTCTTAAATATCTTCAAAGATTTATGTTCATTCTTCCTAACacataaagatatatttttatttcaaataattaacgtAATCAAATTGAAAACCTgtcaaattaaaacacattaaaaccagtatattataaaacgtatttcATATCAAAGTAattgttatcataaaaaaagctattataataaattaaatatacaattacagttagtaataatttttattttataattctatccTTTGGCCTTACAATTTTTCaaacgttattttaaatttaaaaccatatacATTTACTTGTCTCGGGAATTTTTTTCTGagttatacaatatgtaaataacttttttacaataaataagtgATAGTGAAGTtatcaagaaaaaaatgtatataatatataacaatattaagatAGTAAGCTTATGTGGAAGAGCCAACCAGTGTTGGGACTTCAAGGTCTtaggattttaattttgaaaaatacgttCAGCAGTTATTATGATCATTAATAAACTAGaacctacaatattttttaaagtgctGACAGTGCTGTAACACTTGGGAAAAGAACTGCTTTAAAATTTAAGGTTAGtatcaaatcaaaaattgttttcgtaaggtaatttatttttacgaataaaatattgtatttcaggTTCTTTACATGTGTTATTAAGATTTTAAGCCTTTTTAAGCGGACTGGAAGTGGCGATTTTCTGTCTTTGTCTAACCCACGCGCAACTAAGGATTATAGACATGTTCCATTTCCAATGTATCGATTGATATAATGAAGCGATAAGAATTCTCACCACAGATTTGAATTTTTCGTCAAGTCTATACTTAAGATCGACTTtcccacattttttattttattcctctCAAAATCctaaaaacgttatattaaaaaaatagtaattaaaaaattgacacatttcaatttttagagaaggtaaaatcaaaaaatcaaaaataagggGAAGTCGCTCTCAAGAAGACTTGACGCCAAATTCAAATCTTTTTTCAGAATTCTTATCGCTTCATTATACCAATCGATACGTTGGAAATAGAACACATCTATAATCCcatactgtgtgtgtgtgtgtgtgtgtgttagacAAAGACAGAAAATCACCGCTAACAATCCCCTCAAAATAGGTTGATTAATCTTATTCCACTatccaacaaaaaaaattaaatataaaacatccgTGCcgcacttataagttataaccgaTAACCTCGGTGTCGAATCAatataatgtgaataataataatattatagtgatttacTTACAAAATTCCATTTCCACAGGGAAATattgattatgtataatatgatattaaactcatatttaaaataaatattacataacaaattatttatttttgaagaagAAGTAAAAcgaatacatacaataaaacacatttgagaatgttattatgtttaaaacatcGCCCAtgaccataaaattaaaataaattaaatgtttagaaatatatatgcCTACATGTGGTAGTAAAAACAGACGATACTTAATCGTAGGTATATAACTGTTCCCTCATCGaaaaatacagtttattttttatagtcgtATTACCTATTCACACTGATGTTTGCGCAGCAGGTATGTTCGTAATGAGACCtgtttattgttatacaatgcATGaactaataaatgaaaatatgaaatattgtcGGAAATGTCCCAGAAATAATACAAGTAGAATGTAGGACAATATACAATTTGGGAAtttgagtttattttttaaaattaatatttaattgttctaCGCCCTTATATATGCATAgggtaatataatgttatttataaacgaatagtagacttattatattaattttccaaCGGATAACAGAAAATAGTAGTGGTAACTGATGTCAACGTCACGAAGTATACGTGTACTTAGTATTTACAAGGACAGTAGACACTTATGATTCTAAattagtaaaaagaaaaaaacaacaaacacCTTAACAATAATAGGTGCTAGTTTTTTTTCTCGCAATATCGATTACTTCCAGTtcgtattaatttatgaatacttatcataatattataatgtcgttgATATTTCTTTTCACTACCTGTCAGGTTACTGCTGGGAAAGGGTGCGAAAATAAGAGAATTTCTCACATGCTTTACATACAAGTTACACGCATGTATTTTTCTCATG includes:
- the LOC132920117 gene encoding RNA-binding protein fusilli isoform X3, giving the protein MSDIIKSTVCDTRPLVEGDLQIQLQDVCKSIKVTNMRAATPYLCALYVATAGHQGNLLGSDEQEIVLLIYVVVDMTTNTVVGIQQYLVKPTEVDQNENILSDQVTSDIGITEKMVKTSGIPLQDAIDKFDTYVKSLNIEPQAPMFRIVTDGQLPIRQCLHRESSIKDIELPEYYNVFHDLRKDFSKFYNAPQDQTFNSITDLVNYLEITHEIDSQFYVAEVKDMVNIVQRLIADGHTFNSPEIVQLKLEPGICWKNEEVDNNCVVRARGLPWQSSDQDIAKFFRGLNIAKGGVALCLSAHGRRNGEAVVRFVNQEHRDMAMKRHKHHIGSRYIEVYKANGEDFINVAGGNSSEAQAFLTKGAQVIVRMRGLPYDCTAKDVITFFENGEQTCSVMDGEDGVLFVKKPDGRATGDAFVLFADEDDAPKALSKHRDLIGTRYIELFRSTTAEVQQVLNRAMDPSVRSTVSDSNGNITTPVTTTAGVNNSPTALLGHVPILPLPQHVITSGTRKDCIRLRGLPYEANVEHILEFLGEHSKNIVFQGVHMVYNSVGHASGEAFIQMNNEGSAAQAAMAKHHNYMSFGKKQRYIEVFQCSGEDMHLVLTGGGAASGALSPVAAKALLSPPGGPLMTSPPFPPPTSNYSPFSGPPPLIGHQPPPSLGAPYPPPILYWPYPSPPISPPHQQPALLIMQGTPPPMPPPPPVDMCNLIHSVSEWNIDYMQQNPQFCTMNVGPMGMHSAAA
- the LOC132920117 gene encoding RNA-binding protein fusilli isoform X2; translation: MSDIIKSTVCDTRPLVEGDLQIQLQDVCKSIKVTNMRAATPYLCALYVATAGHQGNLLGSDEQEIVLLIYVVVDMTTNTVVGIQQYLVKPTEVDQNENILSDQVTSDIGITEKMVKTSGIPLQDAIDKFDTYVKSLNIEPQAPMFRIVTDGQLPIRQCLHRESSIKDIELPEYYNVFHDLRKDFSKFYNAPQDQTFNSITDLVNYLEITHEIDSQFYVAEVKDMVNIVQRLIADGHTFNSPEIVQLKLEPGICWKNEEVDNNCVVRARGLPWQSSDQDIAKFFRGLNIAKGGVALCLSAHGRRNGEAVVRFVNQEHRDMAMKRHKHHIGSRYIEVYKANGEDFINVAGGNSSEAQAFLTKGAQVIVRMRGLPYDCTAKDVITFFENGEQTCSVMDGEDGVLFVKKPDGRATGDAFVLFADEDDAPKALSKHRDLIGTRYIELFRSTTAEVQQVLNRAMDPSVRSTVSDSNGNITTPVTTTAGVNNSPTALLGHVPILPLPQHVITSGTRKDCIRLRGLPYEANVEHILEFLGEHSKNIVFQGVHMVYNSVGHASGEAFIQMNNEGSAAQAAMAKHHNYMSFGKKQRYIEVFQCSGEDMHLVLTGGGAASGALSPVAAKALLSPPGGPLMTSPPFPPPTSNYSPFSGPPPLIGHQPPPSLGAPYPPPILYWPYPSPPISPPHQQPALLIMQGTPPPMPPPPPVDMCNLIHSVSEWNIDYMQQNPQFCTMNVRWVCTRLRLDATRNNGQRQSTCNRHNVVDADDQTTYSSSNSKS
- the LOC132920117 gene encoding RNA-binding protein fusilli isoform X1, whose amino-acid sequence is MSDIIKSTVCDTRPLVEGDLQIQLQDVCKSIKVTNMRAATPYLCALYVATAGHQGNLLGSDEQEIVLLIYVVVDMTTNTVVGIQQYLVKPTEVDQNENILSDQVTSDIGITEKMVKTSGIPLQDAIDKFDTYVKSLNIEPQAPMFRIVTDGQLPIRQCLHRESSIKDIELPEYYNVFHDLRKDFSKFYNAPQDQTFNSITDLVNYLEITHEIDSQFYVAEVKDMVNIVQRLIADGHTFNSPEIVQLKLEPGICWKNEEVDNNCVVRARGLPWQSSDQDIAKFFRGLNIAKGGVALCLSAHGRRNGEAVVRFVNQEHRDMAMKRHKHHIGSRYIEVYKANGEDFINVAGGNSSEAQAFLTKGAQVIVRMRGLPYDCTAKDVITFFENGEQTCSVMDGEDGVLFVKKPDGRATGDAFVLFADEDDAPKALSKHRDLIGTRYIELFRSTTAEVQQVLNRAMDPSVRSTVSDSNGNITTPVTTTAGVNNSPTALLGHVPILPLPQHVITSGTRKDCIRLRGLPYEANVEHILEFLGEHSKNIVFQGVHMVYNSVGHASGEAFIQMNNEGSAAQAAMAKHHNYMSFGKKQRYIEVFQCSGEDMHLVLTGGGAASGALSPVAAKALLSPPGMLPAQPLMTTSQVANPGTPVPTLMPAWDPMSVYAQNLAQSLALQRAAVAAAQQQQQQQQQQESWLYQLAQHNQLINLALLTKQQQDMSGGITQQPNIQSILSPNAAQQLLDNSAQNYMAKSAAAPYMYFNMPRFSHNMAAKPYVPVSAASGQFVMPPTANSPQKRSWQQAFPGGPENSNKRQFAPPSAAAAAGLCFR